A region of the Primulina huaijiensis isolate GDHJ02 unplaced genomic scaffold, ASM1229523v2 scaffold207190, whole genome shotgun sequence genome:
GAAAAAGGAACCAACCGTACGTGTGTTGGCTACAAATGTTAATCGCGGCAACAATGCTTATCctgtaataaatataaaatatgtgccTTTGGAAAATTGTCCAACCAATCTCGTCTCTTTTTTATTGTTCTTTCCTGGCAGCACCTCTTAAAAATGCAATTGATTGGGCATCCAGGCCACCAAATGTATGGGCTGATAAAGCGGCTGCGATAGTAAGCGGAGGCGGAGGTTGGGGTGGAGGCCGTTCACATTATCATCTTCGACAAATCGGTGTTTTTCTTAACATTCATTTCATCAACAAACCAGAGTTTTATGTTAACGTATTCCAGCCTCCTGCAAAGTTTGACAGTGAAGGCAACTTGATTGATGATTCAACCAAAGAGAGGTTGAAAGAGGTTCTCTTATCACTATATGAATTTGCGTTGCGACTCCAGGGTAAATCTGCATAGCGCATCTTAATCGCCATATCATTC
Encoded here:
- the LOC140966574 gene encoding NADPH:quinone oxidoreductase-like codes for the protein MAAIPSNLPIVKVVALSGSLRKGSCNQGLIRAAVEISKRINGLEIEHVDISPLPFLNTDLEVNGTYPPAVEAFRQKILDADCYLFASPEYNYSVTAPLKNAIDWASRPPNVWADKAAAIVSGGGGWGGGRSHYHLRQIGVFLNIHFINKPEFYVNVFQPPAKFDSEGNLIDDSTKERLKEVLLSLYEFALRLQGKSA